The proteins below are encoded in one region of Pseudomonas ekonensis:
- a CDS encoding catalase family protein, with protein sequence MIFNTYKRPSALARLWLWLGRIVGKTLLLLLALALIGWALATAWFAWQHRGPVSALEQIPPGEAAMTQDVIQTAVRIVDQHRESTRYLRDAHAKAHGCVKAQVQVLPDLAENLRRGVFSEPGKVWQATVRLSNGNAYPQFDSIRDARGMAIKLHDVPGKQLLDGRQDLHEQDFVMFSHPNFFVSDVAEYRQNVAAQADGKQVMAFFPGWDPRTWQVRHLFIALATLSAPPESPTRTTYFSVSPYRFGDANAKFRVTPDPDNCPAYTLPKQNRDLPNFLRSALNQQLSTDRVPACFALQIQRQDARAFMPIEDTSIEWREQDAPFETVARITLPPQDFDTPAQNLQCDNLSFNPWFGIEAHRPIGGINRLRKAVYEAVSDYRHSRNAGQ encoded by the coding sequence ATGATCTTCAATACCTACAAAAGACCGTCCGCGCTGGCGCGCCTCTGGCTGTGGCTGGGGCGGATCGTCGGCAAGACCCTGCTGCTCTTGCTGGCGCTCGCCCTGATCGGCTGGGCCTTGGCCACCGCCTGGTTCGCCTGGCAGCACCGCGGCCCGGTCTCGGCGCTGGAACAGATCCCGCCGGGTGAAGCGGCCATGACCCAGGACGTCATCCAGACCGCCGTGCGCATCGTCGATCAGCACCGGGAAAGCACCCGCTACCTGCGTGATGCCCACGCCAAGGCCCATGGCTGCGTGAAGGCGCAAGTGCAGGTATTGCCGGATCTGGCCGAGAACCTGCGCCGCGGCGTGTTCAGCGAGCCGGGCAAGGTCTGGCAGGCGACGGTGCGCCTGTCCAACGGCAACGCCTACCCGCAGTTCGACAGCATCCGCGACGCCCGGGGCATGGCGATCAAGCTGCACGACGTGCCGGGCAAGCAGTTGCTGGACGGGCGTCAGGATCTGCATGAACAGGATTTCGTGATGTTCAGCCATCCGAACTTCTTTGTCAGCGATGTCGCCGAGTACCGTCAGAACGTGGCGGCGCAGGCGGACGGCAAGCAGGTGATGGCGTTCTTTCCGGGCTGGGATCCGCGCACCTGGCAGGTCCGCCATTTGTTCATTGCCCTGGCGACCCTGTCCGCGCCGCCGGAAAGCCCGACGCGCACGACGTACTTTTCGGTGTCCCCGTACCGGTTCGGGGACGCCAACGCCAAGTTCCGGGTGACGCCGGATCCGGACAACTGCCCCGCCTACACCTTGCCCAAGCAGAACCGGGACCTGCCGAACTTCCTGCGCAGCGCGTTGAACCAGCAGTTGTCGACGGATCGCGTGCCCGCCTGCTTCGCGCTGCAGATCCAGCGCCAGGACGCCCGGGCGTTCATGCCCATCGAGGACACCAGCATCGAATGGCGCGAGCAGGATGCACCCTTCGAGACCGTGGCGCGCATCACCCTGCCGCCCCAGGACTTCGATACCCCGGCGCAGAACCTGCAATGCGACAACCTGTCCTTCAACCCTTGGTTCGGCATCGAGGCCCATCGCCCGATCGGCGGGATCAACCGTCTGCGCAAGGCGGTGTATGAGGCGGTGAGCGACTACCGGCACAGCCGCAACGCCGGCCAATGA
- the rdgC gene encoding recombination-associated protein RdgC, giving the protein MWFKNLLIYRLTQDLPVDAEALETALATKLARPCASQELTTYGFVAPFGKGEDAPLVHVSGDFLLVAARKEERILPGSVVRDAVKEKVEEIEAAQMRKVYKKERDQIKDEIIQAFLPRAFIRRSSTFAAIAPKQGLILVNSASPKRAEDLLSTLREVLGTLPVRPLTVKTAPTAVMTQWVTTQEAAPDFFVLDECELRDTHEDGGIVRCKRQDLTSEEIQLHLSTGKVVTQLSLAWQDKLSFMLDDKMTVKRLKFEDLLQDQAEQDGGDEALGQLDASFTLMMLTFGDFLPALVEALGGEETPQGI; this is encoded by the coding sequence ATGTGGTTCAAGAACCTGCTTATCTATCGCCTGACCCAAGACCTGCCTGTCGATGCCGAGGCGCTGGAAACCGCACTGGCCACCAAACTGGCGCGTCCATGTGCAAGCCAGGAGTTGACCACCTACGGTTTCGTCGCACCGTTCGGCAAGGGCGAGGATGCGCCGCTGGTGCACGTCAGCGGTGATTTCCTGCTGGTCGCCGCCCGCAAGGAAGAACGCATCCTGCCGGGCAGCGTCGTGCGCGACGCGGTGAAGGAGAAGGTCGAAGAGATCGAAGCGGCGCAAATGCGCAAGGTCTATAAGAAGGAACGCGACCAGATCAAGGACGAGATCATCCAGGCGTTCCTGCCACGCGCCTTCATCCGCCGCTCGTCGACCTTCGCCGCCATCGCGCCGAAGCAAGGCCTGATCCTGGTCAACTCCGCCAGCCCGAAACGCGCCGAAGACCTGCTGTCCACCCTGCGTGAAGTGCTGGGCACCCTGCCGGTGCGCCCGCTGACCGTGAAAACCGCACCGACCGCCGTGATGACCCAATGGGTCACCACCCAAGAGGCCGCCCCGGACTTCTTCGTCCTCGACGAATGCGAACTGCGCGACACCCACGAAGACGGCGGCATCGTGCGCTGCAAGCGTCAGGACCTGACCAGCGAAGAAATCCAGCTGCACCTGAGCACCGGCAAGGTGGTCACCCAACTGTCGCTGGCCTGGCAGGACAAGCTGTCGTTCATGCTCGACGACAAGATGACCGTCAAGCGCCTGAAGTTCGAAGACCTGCTGCAGGACCAGGCGGAGCAGGACGGCGGCGACGAGGCCCTGGGCCAACTGGACGCCAGCTTCACCCTGATGATGCTGACCTTCGGCGACTTCCTGCCGGCGCTGGTCGAGGCGCTGGGCGGTGAAGAGACGCCGCAGGGCATCTAA